Proteins encoded within one genomic window of Formosa agariphila KMM 3901:
- a CDS encoding class I SAM-dependent methyltransferase, whose product MNPEHDYKAINKATWNIKTETHLASDFYDVEGFINGNSSLNTIELELLGDVQGKKILHLQCHFGQDSLSLARLGAQVTGVDLSDVAIKNANSLTKQLELDASFICCDLYDLPNYLDDTFDIVYTSYGTIGWLPDLDQWAQSISKYLKPKGAFVFVEFHPAVWMFDDDFDKIIYSYFKKEAIVEIESGTYADRTANITQQSITWNHSLGEVLGSLLQNNLQLQTFKEFDYSPYDCFRNTVEVNPRQYRIKHLDSKIPMVYALKAIKD is encoded by the coding sequence ATGAATCCTGAACACGATTATAAAGCCATAAACAAAGCCACTTGGAATATTAAAACGGAAACACATTTAGCATCAGATTTTTACGATGTTGAAGGTTTTATTAACGGAAACTCCTCTTTAAATACTATTGAATTGGAATTACTTGGCGATGTACAAGGCAAAAAGATATTACACTTACAATGTCATTTTGGTCAAGATTCGCTGTCTTTAGCCCGTTTAGGAGCACAAGTTACAGGTGTTGATTTATCTGATGTGGCCATTAAAAATGCTAACAGTTTAACTAAACAACTTGAATTAGATGCGTCCTTTATTTGTTGTGACCTATACGATTTACCGAATTATTTAGATGATACTTTCGATATCGTATATACCAGTTATGGCACCATTGGATGGTTACCCGATTTAGACCAATGGGCACAATCAATTTCGAAATACTTAAAACCAAAAGGAGCTTTTGTGTTTGTAGAATTTCATCCTGCAGTTTGGATGTTCGATGACGATTTTGATAAGATTATCTACAGCTACTTTAAAAAAGAAGCTATTGTTGAAATAGAGTCTGGGACGTATGCCGATAGAACAGCAAATATTACGCAACAATCTATAACTTGGAATCATAGTCTGGGAGAAGTCCTTGGGAGTTTACTTCAGAATAATTTACAATTACAAACGTTTAAGGAGTTTGATTATTCGCCTTACGATTGTTTTAGAAACACTGTTGAGGTCAATCCGAGACAATATAGAATTAAACACCTAGACTCTAAGATACCTATGGTTTATGCTTTAAAAGCGATTAAAGACTGA
- a CDS encoding B12-binding domain-containing radical SAM protein has translation MKDILLITPPFTQLNTPYPATAYLKGFLNTKDISATQMDLGIEVIIELFSKNAFTMLFDSAYENDTIQSENAQRIYTLKDDYLKVLEPIIEFLQGKNVTLARQICTDNFLPRASRFDNLEDLNWAFGNMGMQDKAKHLATLFLEDLSDFIIECIDDNFGFSRYAERLGMSANSFDELYDSLQQDITFIDDITLQILEGKLEEVQPKIVCLSVPFPGNLYSAFRCAQFIKSNYPNITVEMGGGFPNTELRSLKDVRVFEFFDFITLDDGELPVELLHDLVVNTKDKNTFKFKRTLLLENNAVVYKNDSPLPDYKQSAVGTPDYSDLLLDEYISVIEIANPMHSLWSDGRWNKLTMAHGCYWGKCTFCDISLDYIKIYEPIAAKTLVDRMEELIAQTGDTGFHFVDEAAPPSLMKALALEILKRDLTLTWWANIRFEKNFTQDLCILLKASGCIAVSGGLEVASDRLLKLIDKGVTVEQVAQVTRNLTESNIMVHSYLMYGYPTQTEQETIDSLEMVRQLFEVGVLQSGFWHQFALTAHSPIGLNPAEFGVTPHYNDITFANNDVAFSDVTGIDHSKFSNGLKTSLFNYMHGIGFDLPLQDWFDFNVPDTTVDSDCIFNALQTEPSFSVKPTAKIVWLGKTPFVEEVSKTKKGTTYTSLKMTFYDKTNAFQISTPLDEGEWLLDMLEQLKPSSATQTSFNMLKKDFESHFENFELFWFSKPINTLKAHGLLVL, from the coding sequence TTGAAAGACATCTTACTAATTACACCTCCATTTACCCAGTTAAATACACCGTATCCAGCAACGGCGTATTTAAAAGGATTTTTAAATACTAAGGATATTTCTGCAACTCAAATGGATTTGGGAATTGAAGTGATTATAGAGTTGTTTTCGAAAAATGCATTTACGATGTTGTTCGATTCTGCTTACGAGAATGATACCATTCAGAGTGAAAATGCGCAACGTATATATACCTTAAAAGACGATTATTTAAAGGTGTTAGAGCCTATAATAGAATTCCTGCAAGGCAAGAATGTAACTTTAGCAAGGCAAATTTGTACCGATAATTTTTTACCACGGGCATCACGATTCGATAATCTAGAAGATTTAAATTGGGCCTTCGGTAATATGGGAATGCAAGATAAAGCTAAGCACTTGGCGACCTTGTTTCTTGAAGATTTATCCGATTTTATTATTGAATGTATAGACGATAATTTTGGATTTAGTCGTTATGCCGAACGTTTAGGGATGAGTGCCAATTCGTTTGATGAGTTGTACGATAGTTTACAACAAGATATTACCTTTATTGACGATATCACGCTACAAATCCTAGAAGGTAAATTAGAAGAAGTGCAACCTAAAATTGTTTGTTTATCGGTGCCGTTTCCGGGGAATTTATACAGTGCGTTTCGTTGTGCACAGTTTATAAAATCTAATTATCCAAATATTACTGTCGAAATGGGAGGCGGATTCCCAAACACAGAGTTGCGTTCTTTAAAAGATGTTCGTGTGTTTGAGTTTTTCGATTTTATTACATTAGACGATGGGGAATTACCTGTCGAATTATTACACGATTTAGTAGTCAATACTAAAGATAAAAACACCTTCAAGTTTAAACGTACTCTGTTATTAGAAAACAATGCTGTGGTGTATAAAAATGATAGTCCGCTTCCGGATTATAAGCAAAGTGCAGTTGGGACACCCGATTATTCAGATTTGTTGTTGGATGAGTATATTTCGGTTATAGAAATTGCGAATCCAATGCACAGTTTATGGAGTGACGGACGTTGGAACAAACTCACCATGGCACATGGATGCTATTGGGGAAAATGCACATTTTGTGATATTTCCTTAGATTATATAAAAATTTACGAACCTATCGCGGCTAAGACATTAGTCGACCGCATGGAGGAGTTAATAGCGCAAACGGGAGATACCGGATTTCATTTTGTCGATGAAGCCGCGCCACCGTCATTAATGAAAGCATTAGCTTTAGAAATATTAAAACGTGATTTAACGTTAACGTGGTGGGCAAATATCAGGTTCGAGAAAAATTTTACTCAAGATTTATGTATTCTTTTAAAAGCCTCTGGATGTATCGCGGTTTCTGGAGGCTTGGAAGTGGCATCAGACCGTTTATTAAAACTAATTGATAAAGGTGTGACTGTGGAACAAGTCGCGCAAGTGACTCGTAATTTAACCGAAAGTAATATCATGGTACATTCGTATTTAATGTACGGGTATCCTACACAAACGGAGCAAGAAACCATAGATAGTTTAGAAATGGTACGTCAGTTGTTTGAAGTTGGCGTTTTGCAATCTGGCTTTTGGCATCAGTTTGCATTAACAGCACATAGTCCAATAGGCCTAAATCCAGCCGAGTTCGGCGTTACGCCACATTACAACGACATCACCTTTGCAAATAACGATGTCGCGTTTTCCGATGTGACAGGTATCGACCATTCAAAATTTAGTAACGGACTAAAAACCTCATTATTTAATTATATGCACGGGATAGGGTTTGATTTACCGCTTCAGGATTGGTTCGATTTTAATGTCCCTGATACGACAGTAGATTCAGATTGTATTTTTAATGCTTTACAAACCGAACCGAGTTTCAGTGTAAAACCAACAGCTAAAATTGTATGGTTAGGTAAAACACCGTTTGTAGAAGAGGTCTCGAAAACTAAAAAAGGAACGACCTATACGAGTTTGAAAATGACGTTCTACGATAAAACAAATGCCTTTCAAATTTCAACACCTTTAGATGAAGGTGAGTGGTTATTAGATATGCTAGAACAACTTAAGCCAAGTAGTGCCACGCAAACGTCTTTTAATATGTTGAAGAAAGATTTTGAATCTCATTTTGAGAATTTCGAATTATTCTGGTTTTCAAAACCTATAAACACATTAAAGGCACATGGTTTATTGGTGTTGTAA
- a CDS encoding response regulator transcription factor — protein sequence MKSNFNEILEFWRTEYSSKVKIYENYKSKNQLQLFANIFSPGNTYFYVINAHNLEIEFVSEGVQDVLGISAEDIDIEKILSTALPEEIESLKKKELIIKDFFFNFVDKDKITDYKAVYTYKMTNFKNECCTMLHQLTVTSVTENHIPMHVLSVHSKIEHIQKQSLPYVSFISLTGGPSYYNVSIEHEVFNPKRIKDTPTNLLSILTKREIEIVKQISNGLNANEIGNMLSISPHTVRTHKKNILCKTGVKNTAELMAKGYIEGLLT from the coding sequence ATGAAAAGTAATTTTAATGAGATATTAGAATTTTGGAGAACCGAATATTCATCAAAAGTAAAAATTTATGAAAATTACAAATCCAAAAATCAGTTACAATTATTTGCTAATATATTCTCTCCCGGTAATACTTATTTTTATGTTATAAATGCCCACAATTTAGAAATAGAATTTGTTTCTGAAGGTGTACAAGATGTTTTAGGCATTTCTGCTGAAGACATTGATATAGAAAAAATTCTTAGCACGGCTCTACCTGAAGAAATTGAAAGTTTAAAAAAAAAGGAATTAATAATAAAAGATTTCTTTTTTAATTTTGTTGATAAAGATAAAATTACTGATTACAAGGCGGTGTATACCTATAAAATGACGAATTTTAAAAACGAGTGTTGTACCATGTTACACCAATTAACCGTAACTTCTGTGACAGAAAATCATATTCCTATGCATGTTTTAAGTGTGCATTCCAAAATTGAACACATTCAAAAACAATCACTGCCTTATGTATCATTTATCAGTCTAACAGGGGGGCCTTCCTACTATAATGTGTCAATAGAACATGAAGTTTTTAATCCGAAACGAATAAAAGATACCCCTACAAACCTGTTAAGCATTCTTACAAAACGTGAAATCGAAATTGTTAAGCAAATATCGAATGGCCTAAATGCTAACGAAATAGGTAATATGTTATCTATTTCACCGCACACCGTTAGAACACATAAGAAAAATATTCTATGCAAAACAGGAGTAAAAAACACTGCGGAACTTATGGCGAAAGGATATATCGAAGGACTTTTAACATAA
- a CDS encoding DUF6660 family protein, whose translation MKFLTVILSIYILALNFAPCEDIAPIGDDTTTEITQQSDANHEHNATDECSPFCQCHCCHIHATEFTPLQVSFTVPDISTKIFLHFDSLGQDFNQTLLQPPRV comes from the coding sequence ATGAAATTTTTAACAGTCATATTATCCATTTATATTTTAGCATTAAACTTTGCGCCTTGCGAAGATATTGCTCCTATTGGCGATGATACAACTACCGAAATTACGCAACAATCGGATGCGAACCACGAGCACAATGCTACAGACGAATGTTCTCCATTTTGCCAATGCCATTGTTGCCATATTCACGCTACAGAATTTACGCCTCTACAAGTTTCCTTTACAGTGCCAGACATTTCAACAAAAATATTTCTTCATTTCGATAGTCTAGGTCAAGATTTTAATCAGACTTTATTACAACCGCCTCGGGTATAA